The Cynocephalus volans isolate mCynVol1 chromosome 5, mCynVol1.pri, whole genome shotgun sequence genomic sequence CACAGGTAAAAGACTTCTGTCCtgccaaataaaaaacaaaacatttaaaccaTGCAAAAAACTATAAAGAACTAGAATgtttactaataaaataaatagcacagTGGGCCCATGTCACTATTTTCTACAAATGATACAAGTGACTTGTCTACAAACCCAAAAGTGTTCAGAGTCTACTGCAGAAACATAAAAGTGTAAAGGTATGTAAGGCAATAGGGAGTGGTGGAAACTGAGGTAGAACTAGAGAATTCAAGTCCCTCCCCCAAAGGCattcaaagtaaaatatttctaaactctGGTAGTTAAACAAAACATGTTTGCACAGGAACTCCCAGCAGCCAGTTTATAAGCTCTAGTTTAAAGTTCAGTACTGTGCAGAACTCTAAACTGTACTCTGACAGATGCATAATTCTGTCTTTCAATGACACCATGTGGAAAATGATACCAGGCTGAGAAAACACCATTTAGATCCCAATAATGTCCTCCCTAGGAAATGGAAATCTGGTGGCAGTGGGCCCTCTGGTTCAAGCCCTGCTACCTGAATGCAGGCTCATATGCTCCAATAGTGAGTGCTTGGTGGTCAGAGCCTTGCTGCACACGGTGCAGGTGTAGGGCCGCTCGCCTGTGTGCATCCTGGTGTGGACCTGCAGGGAGTGCTTCTGGGCAAAGccttttccacactcattacatttgaAAGGTCGCTCCCCTGGAACAAGAGCCCCAGAAGCAAGGTGTAAGCAAGAATCCCCACACTTTTCTGTTCCCTcccaaattaaaatgacaataaagaaaaatcctcTCTTAAAAGGCACACATCCAAAAGGTCAATGAACAGGAGagacaacaaaagcaacaatTTTGGAAGCTGGATCAGATGAATCGAAAGCAGTAAGGAACACTGAGATACAACCTAATTTTAAAGACAGAGCCTCTGAAAGGCTCAGGAATTGGTGGCACCTACTGTATCTGAAAATAGGGGTGAGAGAGGGTAAACAAAATCTGTTTCAAAGGTAGTTAGACCCCCTGATCCAGTCTTCCATTCCACACAGCCAGGAGACTGGACCTCTCCCCACAGAAGATAGAAAATGTTCTCTGAAGAGGGTAAAACAAAGGGTCTCTGGATTAGCAGTTGccaggcatggctgaggctgaGCGGGACCACTACAGAAACAGGAAGTCAAAGTTTACATATGGGATAATGAGACTCCCCCTCCTGCTCCAGACTGGCAGCCAAGCCAACCACCCTCCAGATGGGAGAGTAGGAAGTCCTCCTACTTCCTGGTAAGTGAAGTGCCCAAGGTAAGGGAGCAAAGGATGCCTAAGCCAGGCATCAGCAAGGAAGTGTGGTCCAGCCATGCTGCCTACAGTGAGACCACTGTTTTACAGGCTCTCTTCACACTCGCAGAGCCGCCAGTGGCTTTTAGTAACCCATTCTTACATATggttaaatatgattttttaaaaatcattagacATTCAAGGAAAGCCTTTAGTAGCAGAGACAGATACCAAAACaaacaagaggaagaaaagcaacCTGCAGAAAAGAAAGACTGCCCAAGgtgaagaaaacatgaaaaactaACAGATAAGTACTGTAAATGTTATCATTCACATGCTTACATAGGCAAGATGTTACATGGTTAAATGaaaagaggatttttttaaaaattagagaaaaagatCTCCTAGAAGTAAAAACATAAGAGTACAAATAGAAAACCTATAAGGGCTGAAAGATGAAGTGGAAAACATTCCAAGAAGTAGAgcaaaaatgatggaaaatatgATAGAAGAGAAAGTTGGAGGATGGGTCCAGGAGCTTCAACAACCAAACAGCAGGAATTCTGGAAAGacagaacagagaaaacagagaggagGAACTCacctatgaaatattttttaaaaaatcttctggAAGTGAAAGATTATTTCCAGACTATACTGATCTACCTAGTATCTACCCAAATAGAAGAAACAGACACACACTAAAGTGACTGAGTACAAACTTTCAGAATCCTAGGGGCAAATGGGAAGAGCCCAcatgctatttttttccttaataagtTTTGTAGAACTACTGAACTCTAAACTATGCACATGTGTAGCTTTGAttaaaataatgaccaaaataaaatttattacacaATAGAATCTATtacagttcaacaaatatttctcaagtaTCTACTTTTTGTTCAAAGTACCAGAATTCAGTGTTTTCAACCTTTCTGTATGTAAAATCTCTTTGGAGCTTTTCAAAATACCAAGGCTCCAGAAAATtaaatcagaagctctgggggtGGGACCAGACACTACTAGTTTTAGAAGCCTTCTAAGCAATTCTAATGTGCATGTTGAGAACCACAGCACCATATGCTGCTGGACCACCTGACAGCAAGCTGCTGGATGATAGGAGAGGACTTAGGCACCAGTCCCTACACTTAAACTTGCAATTAAGTTCTGGAATAAACTCATACAAGTGGCAACTACTTGACTCAAAGCAGTGTGAATTTAGTGCCTGAGAGAGGACTCAGAGGAAGGGATTTCTGGCTAGGGCTCCACTGTCCCATATGGTAGcaactagccacatgtggttattcaaacttaaattaactaaaataaaaaattcagtttctcagtcacactagctACAATTCAAGTACTCAAAatccacatgtggctagtggccaccgtattggacagcacagatatagaacatttccatcatcacagaagaATCTATTGGCCGGTGCTGGGCTGGATGGAAACAAGGAGAAAGCTTTAATTGCTAGATGGCTGAGTGAGAAAGCTGTCCACACAGACTGAGGCAAAAGCATGGCTATCTATGGTCAACACAAGGAATGTTCAAGACTCAGAAAGCAGAGTAAACTGGGCTAGAGGTTGATAACTGAATGTTAAAGCCCTGAGCCAACTCCAAACAAGAGGAATCAGgctatctgggttcaaatcccagctctgtcactaaaagggtgaccctgggcaagttatttaagctTTCTAGGACACCATCTCTTTATCTGTACAAAtcacctacctcacaggattgtaGTGAGAATTTAATATAATAACACGTATAAAGGCTTTATTACAATACCAGTCACACAGAAGTTGCAGAATAAATGAAAGCTATTATTATCATGACTACTCCAAATTCCGAAACACACTGCAATAGCTGGTGAAAGCATAATTACCTGTGTGGCTCTTCTGGTGGACTGCTAAAAAGTGATTGTACTTAAAGACTTTGCCACAGTCTTTACAATGGGCCTCAGGGCCACCAAGGCGCCTTCTCCTTCCACAGACCCTCTTGGCTGAACCCTGATCGTCTTCATCCCCAACAAGTTTGTAATCTTTAAGTTTGACGGATCTCCGAATCCTGCGCTTACTGTACCGACTCTGGTTGTCCTGTCCGTCCTTGTCCTTGGGATCACAGTTTTCATCTTTTTCAGCTGGCATTTCCTCCACTCTACCTGGCTCACAAGCAGGCTCAgattctcccttttcttttgctGGAATCTGTTCACTCAGTACACCATTGTCTCCTTCTTTAACCACAAagttttgcctattctgaacagaATGGTTCACTCTTAGCTGTATTTCTTCCTCTGTAGCCAGTTCTGATTTCCCCTCCTGCAAACTGTTTACTTTTCTTGGTCTTCCCCGTTTCCGCTTCGGAGGATCATTTTTCTTATTAGAAATAACAACCACTGGAGTACCAGCAGTGTTCAATGTCGTTGGCTTTGGGGAGCTATGATTATTTTGGAAGTCTGTGTAAGCCTTTACTAGGTCATAGACTTTTAAGAACTGAGCAGTAGCCAGTATTTGTTCTGTACTTTTCTCACCGGCATGGAGATAACCCGTGTAGATAAATTCCAGCAGGATACCAAAGGTGTCTGCAACCATGCCTTCCAACATATAAATGGACTGGCCAATCTCCCCTTCTTCTGCAAACATCATTGAGAAGTATTCACTACTGGCAGCAAGTAAGGCTTTATGGGCCCGGAAATGCACATTCTCCACGATTAAAGTAATGTCACAGAGGAAGCCTTTCTTCCTCTGATCCTCAAAACTGGCCAGGACAGTGTCCCTGTGAGTGTCTGAGTGTATAACAAGCTGCCCAGAAGACTCTGGTGAtgtttctgccattttttttAGAAGCCAAGGCGGCTTAAGCCTGAAATAAGAAGACGTTGTTTAAAAAGGGGGAAGCACTGTCTAACAAAGGTAATCCCAGCCCACATGAATCTACTAATCACATCGTTAACTGAATTTTACCATTACCACTttgtaaagtctattttaaaacttAGCTTGGGCTTCTCATTCTTGTTGCATGTTACCTACTGAGTGAATTTCCAATATCTACGCCACCTCTCAGGGTCTATTTTCTACTCGGTAAAGCGAAGGAATGGGATCAACCATCTCTGAAGTCCTTCCCAGGGCTAACTTTGCGGTTGCACAAATACGGGAATGAGAACTACACTGCCTCAATCTCGCACATTATTAGCCGTTTCGTCTGTGAGAACAAATATGAAATAAGGCGAAGAAAATG encodes the following:
- the ZBTB24 gene encoding zinc finger and BTB domain-containing protein 24 isoform X1, which gives rise to MAETSPESSGQLVIHSDTHRDTVLASFEDQRKKGFLCDITLIVENVHFRAHKALLAASSEYFSMMFAEEGEIGQSIYMLEGMVADTFGILLEFIYTGYLHAGEKSTEQILATAQFLKVYDLVKAYTDFQNNHSSPKPTTLNTAGTPVVVISNKKNDPPKRKRGRPRKVNSLQEGKSELATEEEIQLRVNHSVQNRQNFVVKEGDNGVLSEQIPAKEKGESEPACEPGRVEEMPAEKDENCDPKDKDGQDNQSRYSKRRIRRSVKLKDYKLVGDEDDQGSAKRVCGRRRRLGGPEAHCKDCGKVFKYNHFLAVHQKSHTGERPFKCNECGKGFAQKHSLQVHTRMHTGERPYTCTVCSKALTTKHSLLEHMSLHSGQKSFTCDQCGKYFSQKRQLKSHYRVHTGHSLPECNHCHRKFMDVSQLKKHLRTHTGEKPFTCEICGKSFTAKSSLQTHIRIHRGEKPYSCGICGKSFSDSSAKRRHCILHTGKKPFSCPECNLQFARLDNLKAHLKIHSKEKHASDTSSISGSSNTEEVRNILQLQQYQLSTSGEQEIQLLVTDSVHNINFMPGPSQGISIVTAESSQNMTTDQAANLTLLTQQPEQLQNLILSTQQEQTEHIQSLNMIESQMEPSHTEPMHVITLSKETLEHLHAHQEQTEALHLAASASDPAQHLQLAQEPGPPPPTHHVPQPTPLSQEQS
- the ZBTB24 gene encoding zinc finger and BTB domain-containing protein 24 isoform X2 → MAETSPESSGQLVIHSDTHRDTVLASFEDQRKKGFLCDITLIVENVHFRAHKALLAASSEYFSMMFAEEGEIGQSIYMLEGMVADTFGILLEFIYTGYLHAGEKSTEQILATAQFLKVYDLVKAYTDFQNNHSSPKPTTLNTAGTPVVVISNKKNDPPKRKRGRPRKVNSLQEGKSELATEEEIQLRVNHSVQNRQNFVVKEGDNGVLSEQIPAKEKGESEPACEPGRVEEMPAEKDENCDPKDKDGQDNQSRYSKRRIRRSVKLKDYKLVGDEDDQGSAKRVCGRRRRLGGPEAHCKDCGKVFKYNHFLAVHQKSHTGERPFKCNECGKGFAQKHSLQVHTRMHTGERPYTCTVCSKALTTKHSLLEHMSLHSGQKSFTCDQCGKYFSQKRQLKSHYRVHTGHSLPECNHCHRKFMDVSQLKKHLRTHTGSLWLPHW